A region of the Methylobacterium nodulans ORS 2060 genome:
GCCGGCATTCTCGGCATTGCGCGCCAGGTAGACGCCCGCCTCACCCCGGCGTGGATCGTAGACCGCCTTGAACAGCCGCGTCGGGACGAGAACGCGGCCCTTCAGCGCCTGGACGTTGCCGCCCTCGAAGGTCGGGCCGGTGACGACGAAGAGCTCGCCCCGCTCGGCCGCGAGTGCCCGCACGGCGCTCTCGATCCCGGCCCAGAGGTGCCGGTTCAGGTCCGGATTCTGCGGCACGATATTGGCGAGGCTGAAGGATTCCGCCTGCGAATCCGGGTCCGGCATGTCGCCCGAGGGCGCCAGATGGCCCCGGTCGTAGCCGCTGCCCACGTAGTCCGACAGGTCGGCCCGCTCGGATACGGGCAGGCGCGCCTCATCGTGGAAAGCGTCGACGCGGTCGACCCGGCGGGCGGCCTCGACCCGGGCGCGGTCGAGCCGCTCGGCGGCGTAGAGCGGCGTGCGCGACAGGCCCGAATGCAGCACCGCGAAGGCCTGGTAGCAGAGGAGCGTCGCGTCGGCGGCGAGCCGCGGATTGGCGAGCACCGGCGGCTTTCCGCCCGCGAACTGCTCCGGGCAGGAATCGGCCAGCGCCGGGCTCGCGGCGAGCAGCAGCAGGACGGGAAGCAGACGCGCGGCCATGCTCAGAAGCAGACCCGCACCTTGCGCGGCCCCTCCGGCGTCGGGCGCCAGCGCCATGCGCAGGGTGGCCGGTAGAGCGGGTTCCAGACGCAGTGCAGGAAAAGGTCGCAGGTGGTTCCGCCGGGGGCCGAGGCGGGAGCGTTCGGCGGCGGCACGGCCGGCCGGGGCGCATCCGCGGCCTGCCCGGCGGCGGCCCCCATCAGGAAGCCGCCCGCCGCAAGCCAGGCTCTCATCCGCGCTCGCATCCGCACTTCACCCTGGGGACAGGCCCTCACGCCGGATCGTCCGGCGTGATCGCGTTCTAGAGTCCGTCGGACCCTTTTTGAAGCGCCCGATGGACTCCAAGGCATTGATGGATCGGATGTCCGGACGGCGAAATGGTGTCCCTGCCCCTGGACAGATTCTAACCCACGCCAGGAAAGCCGTCCCAGGCGTCGGCGCCGGATCCGATTCAGCAGGGGTTCAGAATGTTATTAAGACTTGTTACACACCGCACCGCCGCGGCCACGATGATCATGACATCAGAATGGCAACCCAGCCCTGATCGGCTATAAAGGGCGTTCGATGCGAGGCTGTCCGCCCTGCGCCGGATGATATTGAAATTCCTCGCTGAATCCCTCAGCACGCCGAGCAGGGCTGTCGCAACGCTTCAACCACGGGTGTACGATCTTGTCAGCACTGGTTCTCCCCCTCCTCGATCGCGTCCGTGATCCGGCGGATCTCCGCGCCCTGCCGGAGAGCGACCTGCGCCAGCTCGCGGACGAGTTGCGCGCCGAGACCATCGACGCGGTGTCGGTCACCGGCGGCCATCTCGGGGCCGGCCTGGGGGTGGTCGAACTCACGGTGGCGCTGCACTACGTCTTCACCACCCCCGACGACCGCCTGATCTGGGATGTCGGCCACCAGGCCTATCCGCACAAGATCCTGACCGGCCGGCGCGACCGCATCCGCACCCTGCGCCAGGGCGGCGGGTTGTCCGGCTTCACCAAGCGGGCCGAGAGCCCCTACGATCCGTTCGGGGCGGCCCATTCCTCCACCTCGATCTCGGCCGGGCTCGGCATGGCGATCGCCCGCGATCTGGCCGAGGCGGCGGCGCGCGCCCGCGGCGAGACGCCGGCGCGGCGCAACGTGGTGGCGGTGATCGGCGACGGCTCGATCTCGGCCGGCATGGCCTACGAGGCGATGAACAATGCCGGGGCGCTGCGCTCGCGCCTGATCGTGATCCTCAACGACAACGACATGTCGATCGCCCCCCCGGTCGGGGCGATGTCGGCCTATCTGGCCCGGCTGGTCTCGGGCGACACCTACCGCTCCTTGCGCGACACCGCCAAGCAGTTCGGCCGGCTGCTGCCCAAGGCCCTCTACGACACCGCGGCGCGGGCCGAGGAATACGCCCGCGGCATCCTGGCGGGCGGCGGCACCATGTTCGAGGAGCTCGGCTTCCACTATGTCGGGCCGATCGACGGGCACAATCTCGACCATCTGCTGCCGGTGCTCAAGAACGTGCGCGACGCGCCCGAGGGCCCGGTGCTGGTGCATGTGGTGACCCAGAAGGGCAAGGGCTACGCCCCGGCGGAAGCCGCCGCCGACCGCGGCCACGCGGTGGTGAA
Encoded here:
- a CDS encoding DNA/RNA non-specific endonuclease, with the protein product MAARLLPVLLLLAASPALADSCPEQFAGGKPPVLANPRLAADATLLCYQAFAVLHSGLSRTPLYAAERLDRARVEAARRVDRVDAFHDEARLPVSERADLSDYVGSGYDRGHLAPSGDMPDPDSQAESFSLANIVPQNPDLNRHLWAGIESAVRALAAERGELFVVTGPTFEGGNVQALKGRVLVPTRLFKAVYDPRRGEAGVYLARNAENAGWEAVSPARLAEIAGIVVFPSLPEAARSRVMPLPEPRRDEFAGGHRPRRPEPSFLDWLAAELTRMAKRALREAIRSLF